CTTTTTTGCGTCTATTATTTTGAATTTAAAGCTAAATCACTGACCGGTTAAATTTTACAGGGGTCAAAAATTGTCATCTATTAAACCCACTAACGCTTTTTTATACTTTAACCCATAGAGCTTGAATACTTGGAGCAGGTACATGAAACGGATTTTACCTTTAATTTTAGCCGCAGGATGCGCGCTGGGCATGACTGCAATTGCACACGCACAAACTGCCCCCGTTGAAAGCGGCACAGTCGACTATGCGGGAACAGGTTGCCCCGGCGGAACAGCGAACGTCAGTCATACCACAAATGACAAAAATGCTGCTATCGGCCTGTTATTTGACAACTTTACGGTGCGCAATGAGCGCAAAAACTGCGCGATAACCATTCCATTAAAAGTGGCAGCGGGTTATCAAGTTGCAATTCCTGAACTCACGCTCAAAGGTCATGTAGCGGCTAATACCCAAGCTCGATTAAGCATTGATACTTTCTTTGCAGGACAAAGCACTACAGCGGTTACTCGCAACATTCAAGGAAATGGCAATTTTGCTGAAGCCTTTAATACCAGCTCTAATGCCAGTCATTGGTCAACATGTGGCGACAGTGTGAATTTACGCCTGAATGTTGCACTGATCGCACAAGGCACAGGTGAAGCTAGCCTTAATACGCTGGAATTTGATAATCAGCCGCCGCTGTCTTTAGTTAGCTATCGCGCTTGTCAGCGCTAATATTGATTAACTTATCAATACAACTATAAATCGTTACGACGAAGGAGAGATACCATGAAACTTTTCACTACAGTTGCTTTAAGCACCTTATTATTAGCCAGCAGCCAATCTTATGCAGCTACCGTTACCTTAGGTCAACCTAGCTATGGTGGTACAGGTTGTCCTGCGGGTTCTGCGTCAGCTATGGTTAGCCCAGACGGGCAAGAATTATCCATTGTATTTGATAAATTTGTGGCAAAAAACGGGCGTAAGGGTTGTGCCTTAAGTATTCCGGTCAAAGTGCCTAATGGTTTCCAAGTGTCAATTTATACAATGGATTATCGCGGTTATATTGCACCTAAAACCACGGGACGTTTAACCACAGATTACTTTTTTGCGGGTCAACGCAGCACGCCCTTAACCCGAGTAATCAAAGGCGAAAGCAATTACTCTGAACGCGACACGATTGCTACTATGAAAAACGTTTGGTCAAA
This DNA window, taken from Candidatus Thiocaldithrix dubininis, encodes the following:
- a CDS encoding DUF4360 domain-containing protein; the encoded protein is MKRILPLILAAGCALGMTAIAHAQTAPVESGTVDYAGTGCPGGTANVSHTTNDKNAAIGLLFDNFTVRNERKNCAITIPLKVAAGYQVAIPELTLKGHVAANTQARLSIDTFFAGQSTTAVTRNIQGNGNFAEAFNTSSNASHWSTCGDSVNLRLNVALIAQGTGEASLNTLEFDNQPPLSLVSYRACQR
- a CDS encoding DUF4360 domain-containing protein, translated to MKLFTTVALSTLLLASSQSYAATVTLGQPSYGGTGCPAGSASAMVSPDGQELSIVFDKFVAKNGRKGCALSIPVKVPNGFQVSIYTMDYRGYIAPKTTGRLTTDYFFAGQRSTPLTRVIKGESNYSERDTIATMKNVWSKCGESVNMRVNTGMAASGKGDATVDSVDVAHAGLVYHLQYRACR